A section of the Aminiphilus circumscriptus DSM 16581 genome encodes:
- a CDS encoding lectin like domain-containing protein, which translates to MRNRIGASLLLFSFLTLLMFPTQPSFAETPFRFAPQNPAFLKWQAAGETETLATRTAGEHGKGYVPSPVNLRHITTLSETALDLRVKSLPASYDLRNVGGTSYVTAVRDQGAYGTCWAFAALGSVESNLLKNGEATLDLSERHHSWFGYSDEDTGTVTLPAFTCDAPCDPYNMGGDSWRSVALVARGTGPVLESDDPYSGLPGAATSRAPRVRVRDALYLPIRNGSSYNIARMKQALMTYGALSVAVYMATADPDSWNSVTNALYVASGGSEDLDHQVLVVGWDDAFPKENFGRNTPASDGAWLIKNSWGSAWGNAGYFWLSYEDAPLNTSEVVAYVSEPATHDITIYQYDPLGWVGQLFSPGFSTAWFANIFTATSSEPIREVAFYTDVPNTTYEIDLYTGVMADDPVSGTRVSEAHTAGTLAVPGYRTIPLAHPISLAAGEKFSVVVKLATPGCDTLIPVEYSVAGYSDKATAQPGQSFVSTTGTGGDWDDLTTISGNANVCLKAFAGTGSTTPTLTPGPGGSGGGGCVLGGETAGALLLALPLLLLFRRR; encoded by the coding sequence ATGCGAAACCGGATTGGAGCATCTCTGTTGCTTTTCTCGTTCCTCACCCTTCTTATGTTCCCGACCCAGCCATCCTTCGCAGAGACGCCGTTTCGCTTCGCCCCCCAAAATCCGGCCTTTCTGAAATGGCAAGCGGCGGGAGAAACAGAAACGCTTGCCACACGGACGGCAGGCGAGCACGGAAAGGGGTATGTCCCCTCGCCGGTGAACCTGCGCCACATCACGACCCTCTCCGAAACGGCCCTGGACCTCCGTGTAAAAAGTCTCCCCGCCAGCTACGACCTGCGGAACGTGGGAGGAACGAGCTACGTGACCGCCGTGCGCGACCAGGGCGCCTACGGTACCTGCTGGGCCTTCGCGGCCCTTGGCTCCGTGGAGTCCAATCTGCTCAAAAACGGCGAAGCAACGCTGGACCTCTCCGAGCGACACCACTCCTGGTTCGGATATTCCGACGAGGACACCGGTACCGTCACCCTCCCAGCTTTCACCTGCGATGCCCCCTGCGATCCCTACAACATGGGAGGTGATTCGTGGAGATCCGTCGCGCTCGTCGCCCGCGGAACCGGCCCCGTCCTGGAGAGCGACGACCCTTATTCGGGACTGCCCGGTGCGGCCACGAGCCGCGCTCCCCGGGTTCGCGTGCGGGACGCACTCTATCTGCCGATCCGGAACGGATCAAGCTACAATATAGCCAGAATGAAGCAGGCTCTCATGACCTACGGCGCACTTTCCGTGGCGGTGTACATGGCCACCGCAGATCCCGATTCCTGGAACAGCGTCACCAACGCCCTCTATGTTGCCTCGGGCGGATCCGAAGATCTGGATCACCAGGTATTGGTGGTGGGCTGGGACGACGCCTTCCCCAAAGAAAATTTCGGTCGAAATACCCCCGCCTCCGATGGGGCCTGGCTCATCAAGAACAGTTGGGGAAGTGCCTGGGGCAACGCGGGGTACTTCTGGCTCTCCTATGAAGACGCTCCCCTGAACACCTCCGAGGTGGTGGCCTATGTCTCGGAACCGGCCACCCATGACATAACCATCTATCAGTACGATCCCCTCGGATGGGTAGGCCAGCTCTTCTCTCCCGGCTTTTCCACGGCGTGGTTCGCCAACATCTTCACCGCCACATCCTCCGAACCGATCAGGGAAGTTGCCTTCTACACCGACGTTCCGAACACAACCTACGAGATCGACCTCTACACCGGAGTCATGGCCGACGACCCCGTCTCCGGAACAAGGGTTTCAGAAGCACATACCGCAGGTACTCTTGCTGTCCCCGGCTATCGCACGATTCCCCTCGCTCACCCCATCTCCCTTGCGGCGGGAGAGAAATTTTCTGTCGTGGTAAAACTTGCCACTCCCGGTTGCGACACGCTCATCCCCGTGGAATATTCCGTTGCAGGATACTCCGACAAGGCCACCGCCCAACCAGGACAAAGCTTTGTCAGCACCACCGGCACCGGCGGCGACTGGGATGATCTCACCACGATCAGCGGAAACGCAAACGTGTGCCTCAAGGCCTTTGCCGGGACGGGAAGCACCACACCGACGCTCACGCCGGGCCCGGGCGGATCCGGAGGCGGAGGATGCGTTCTCGGAGGGGAAACCGCGGGCGCGCTGCTGCTCGCCCTTCCGCTCCTTCTCCTCTTCCGGCGACGCTGA
- a CDS encoding cation diffusion facilitator family transporter codes for MKTKDHAAFSGEAEDAGRESLRNAPNREELLVRRARTASRIGTQGLLLNLFLTLFKYLAGYVGRSAAMIADATHSLSDLLTDVVVVLGFRFVQRPEDEGHDFGHGRIETVLALLCGAFLALVGVGIFWTAAVRLLEIRRGVLPAAPGGIALFAAVLSVVSKEWLYRYTLLWGRRLDSSVLVAKAWDHRSDALSSVGTLVGIGGAFFLGEQWRLLDPLAALVVSVFVVRASLPILRESLHELTDGSLDNELETRITNVIRNTPLVTDCHALRTRRLGSYVALEAHVLVGRHLSIVEAHDVTEEIEVRLRRMLGEASLVNLHVEPEPQERESVPSKGT; via the coding sequence ATGAAAACGAAAGACCATGCGGCATTTTCGGGGGAAGCCGAAGACGCCGGGCGGGAATCCCTCCGGAACGCCCCGAATCGGGAGGAACTTCTCGTGCGGCGTGCCCGGACAGCGTCGCGGATCGGTACCCAGGGGCTCCTGTTGAATCTCTTTCTCACTCTGTTCAAATATCTTGCCGGGTATGTGGGACGAAGCGCCGCCATGATTGCCGACGCGACGCATTCCCTCTCGGATCTTCTCACGGATGTGGTTGTGGTGCTCGGGTTTCGCTTCGTGCAGAGGCCCGAGGACGAAGGACACGATTTCGGTCACGGAAGGATCGAGACCGTTCTCGCCCTGCTTTGCGGTGCCTTTCTGGCTCTTGTGGGTGTGGGCATTTTCTGGACCGCCGCAGTGCGGCTCCTCGAAATCCGCCGGGGTGTGCTTCCGGCCGCTCCGGGAGGCATTGCGCTGTTCGCGGCCGTTCTGTCCGTCGTGTCCAAGGAGTGGCTCTACCGCTACACACTTCTCTGGGGGCGCCGCCTCGACAGCAGCGTGCTCGTGGCGAAGGCCTGGGATCATCGCTCGGACGCTCTTTCCTCCGTGGGAACCCTGGTGGGCATCGGCGGCGCCTTTTTTCTCGGAGAGCAATGGCGCTTGCTCGATCCCCTGGCGGCGCTGGTCGTGAGCGTCTTCGTCGTCCGAGCATCGCTGCCCATTCTTCGGGAGAGCCTCCACGAACTGACGGACGGCTCTCTGGACAACGAACTGGAGACGCGCATCACCAACGTGATCCGCAATACCCCTCTCGTGACCGATTGCCACGCCCTGCGCACGCGGCGTCTCGGCTCCTACGTGGCCCTGGAGGCTCATGTTCTTGTAGGGCGGCATCTTTCCATCGTGGAAGCCCACGACGTCACCGAAGAAATCGAGGTTCGCCTCCGCCGCATGTTGGGAGAGGCGAGCCTCGTGAACCTTCATGTGGAGCCCGAACCGCAGGAAAGAGAATCCGTCCCGTCGAAGGGGACGTAG
- the proC gene encoding pyrroline-5-carboxylate reductase: MERFRNRKIAVIGAGVIGGAITEALLPYCTVTATRRKVDRLERLRQKGAEITPNNLSAAEKADLVILAVKPGQVIPVLRNIAPACAGKLVVSFAAAVTLELMKKATSEARLMRAMTNTAVLVRRGYTVFCRDDRTTEEDMTLARAAFACLGECEQVDEQFLDVLTAMSGSGPAYIYTVVESMINGALRVGLPRDIALRAAAHTAIGASQLLLASGKHPAELRDQVTTPGGVTIEGLYELEESRIRTAFMKAVAAASSRAKDIAAEVRSAAEREIERGGNHAENQAGNMPSVK, encoded by the coding sequence ATGGAACGGTTTCGAAACAGAAAGATCGCAGTCATCGGAGCGGGCGTCATCGGAGGTGCCATCACCGAGGCATTGCTCCCCTACTGCACGGTTACGGCCACGCGAAGGAAAGTAGACAGGCTGGAGAGATTGCGGCAAAAGGGCGCGGAAATCACTCCGAACAATCTGAGTGCGGCGGAGAAAGCCGATCTGGTCATCCTGGCCGTCAAGCCGGGCCAGGTGATCCCCGTGCTTCGGAACATCGCTCCGGCCTGTGCGGGAAAACTCGTGGTCTCCTTCGCCGCGGCCGTCACGCTCGAACTCATGAAAAAGGCGACGTCGGAAGCGAGATTGATGCGGGCCATGACCAACACCGCCGTGCTCGTGCGACGGGGATACACGGTCTTCTGCCGTGACGACCGAACGACGGAGGAGGACATGACGCTCGCCCGGGCGGCCTTCGCATGTCTGGGTGAATGCGAACAGGTGGACGAACAGTTCCTGGACGTACTCACCGCCATGTCGGGATCCGGGCCAGCCTATATCTACACCGTGGTGGAATCCATGATCAACGGTGCCCTCCGGGTCGGACTTCCCCGGGACATTGCACTCCGCGCCGCAGCGCATACCGCCATCGGCGCGTCACAGCTCCTCCTCGCATCGGGGAAACACCCTGCAGAACTGCGCGACCAGGTCACGACGCCGGGAGGCGTCACCATCGAGGGATTGTACGAACTGGAGGAAAGCCGTATCCGAACGGCATTCATGAAGGCCGTGGCCGCAGCTTCCTCCAGGGCAAAGGACATTGCGGCGGAAGTGCGCTCCGCAGCGGAACGTGAAATCGAGAGAGGCGGGAACCACGCCGAAAACCAGGCGGGAAACATGCCATCCGTGAAGTGA
- a CDS encoding right-handed parallel beta-helix repeat-containing protein, whose product MKILFAFLWLASAFSSAVFAEALVRYVTPSGGGARNGVDWSNALGEAELHDALAAVNAGGETAYEFRIAQGTYRPSLEMNRNRTFLLKKNVALYGGFAGNETDRDQRDWRRHTTILTGDLAGDDLCVEGGITVSADCVRGANSNTVVTMVTGADATTILDGFVVTGGNASVSGGGCTSAQGSPVIRNCVFVGNAANNFGGGMYTDTGSPMIETCLFFGNRAGDYGGGFYTHSGKPVLSGCLFSDNTAGKRGGGAYTSSGQPILARCTFSGNTTVASSGQGGAFFNESGSPLLKDCTLRNNLSARGGGAASSGGNFSVESSHFMANASSGSSSVGGAFFLAKGTLDAVNTTFTRNRASSAGGAVYEQNGTLRLRHCTLVENIAGNGGGLYILGGTAQLRNNILWSNDKGQIRHAGTAPVVEYCIVEGNYGGTGNSGADPLLDTPNWNGGPTRTCALLPESAAVARGISDSPEVVSSDQRGVARPEAISPDIGAYQSWHRKILTLGISGTGEVERSLPGDSFTENRETRSLLPPLAAKEADHLFSGVDPRRNSLSYEAGSLIGLAVAAEYIPLFDGWSGDVTGTSPSVNLLLDRDRYVRALFAPGWLVIAEAGQGGTITPSGRIRGRFGEKQRFAVSASQGYRIDAVFLDQSPLRLSVPVERAETHLGVNLEELHGDHTLRATFSPLPNVTGTPTGTPTSFPSVTPPITSVPSGTPTPPTSPSPPISEAPASNATGGGGCHIGPGTLFPWSIPLGFLLRRPASRRAEKKRR is encoded by the coding sequence ATGAAAATCCTCTTCGCCTTCCTCTGGCTGGCTTCGGCCTTTTCCTCCGCCGTTTTTGCCGAAGCGCTGGTGCGATACGTCACTCCATCCGGCGGCGGTGCGCGAAATGGCGTCGACTGGAGCAATGCCCTCGGTGAGGCGGAACTCCACGATGCGCTTGCCGCCGTGAACGCCGGGGGAGAAACAGCCTACGAATTCCGCATCGCCCAGGGGACCTACCGCCCTTCCCTGGAAATGAACCGGAACAGGACGTTTCTCCTCAAGAAAAACGTCGCTCTCTACGGCGGCTTCGCGGGAAACGAGACGGACCGGGACCAGAGGGACTGGAGGCGTCATACCACCATCCTCACGGGGGACCTCGCCGGCGATGACCTCTGCGTCGAGGGAGGAATCACCGTCAGCGCGGACTGCGTCCGCGGAGCAAACAGCAACACCGTGGTGACGATGGTCACCGGCGCCGACGCGACAACGATCCTCGACGGTTTCGTGGTCACCGGCGGAAATGCCTCCGTCTCGGGAGGAGGGTGCACAAGCGCCCAGGGAAGCCCGGTCATCCGCAACTGCGTGTTCGTGGGGAACGCCGCGAACAATTTCGGGGGCGGCATGTACACCGACACCGGCAGCCCCATGATCGAAACATGTCTTTTCTTTGGAAACCGTGCCGGTGACTACGGCGGCGGATTTTACACACACTCGGGGAAACCGGTGCTCTCGGGGTGTCTCTTTTCGGACAACACTGCGGGCAAGCGTGGCGGTGGCGCATACACCAGTTCCGGCCAACCCATTCTGGCACGCTGCACCTTCTCCGGGAACACGACTGTTGCATCCTCCGGCCAAGGCGGTGCCTTTTTTAACGAAAGCGGATCGCCTCTTCTGAAAGACTGTACTCTTCGGAACAATCTGTCCGCCAGGGGTGGAGGCGCGGCCTCCTCAGGAGGGAATTTCTCCGTCGAAAGCAGTCATTTCATGGCAAACGCCTCTTCGGGATCGAGTTCCGTCGGGGGCGCTTTTTTCCTCGCAAAGGGCACTCTCGACGCGGTGAACACCACCTTCACCAGAAACCGCGCCTCTTCGGCCGGTGGAGCGGTCTACGAGCAGAACGGCACGCTACGCCTGCGACACTGTACGTTGGTGGAAAATATCGCCGGAAACGGCGGCGGGCTGTACATTCTCGGGGGAACGGCACAACTCCGGAACAACATTCTCTGGAGCAACGACAAGGGGCAGATCCGGCATGCGGGAACCGCGCCCGTCGTGGAATACTGCATCGTCGAAGGAAATTACGGAGGCACGGGCAACAGTGGTGCCGACCCCCTGCTGGATACGCCGAACTGGAACGGCGGCCCCACCAGGACATGTGCGCTTCTCCCGGAAAGCGCCGCTGTGGCGAGGGGCATTTCCGATTCCCCGGAGGTCGTGTCGAGCGACCAACGAGGTGTTGCACGCCCCGAGGCAATCTCTCCCGACATCGGGGCCTACCAGTCCTGGCACAGAAAAATTCTCACTCTCGGCATCTCCGGCACGGGAGAAGTGGAACGCAGCCTGCCGGGGGATTCCTTCACGGAAAACCGCGAAACGAGATCTCTTCTTCCGCCGCTCGCCGCGAAAGAGGCGGACCACTTGTTCTCCGGAGTGGACCCGCGCAGAAACTCCCTGAGCTATGAAGCGGGAAGCCTGATCGGCCTTGCCGTCGCAGCGGAATACATTCCGCTCTTCGACGGATGGAGCGGCGACGTGACGGGAACGAGCCCGTCCGTGAACCTTCTTCTCGACCGAGACCGGTACGTACGGGCATTGTTCGCTCCGGGTTGGCTCGTCATCGCCGAAGCCGGTCAGGGAGGAACCATCACCCCATCGGGAAGAATACGAGGTCGATTCGGCGAGAAACAACGCTTTGCCGTTTCAGCCTCCCAGGGATATCGCATCGATGCGGTTTTTCTGGACCAGTCTCCCCTGCGTCTCTCCGTTCCCGTAGAGAGGGCGGAAACACATCTGGGCGTCAACCTCGAAGAACTCCACGGAGACCACACGCTTCGTGCCACTTTCTCTCCGCTTCCGAACGTGACAGGAACGCCGACCGGAACACCGACGTCCTTTCCATCCGTTACGCCACCCATCACCTCCGTGCCGTCCGGCACGCCGACTCCTCCCACCTCCCCCTCCCCGCCCATCTCAGAAGCTCCCGCGAGCAATGCCACCGGAGGAGGCGGCTGCCATATCGGCCCGGGAACACTGTTTCCATGGAGCATTCCCCTCGGCTTTCTCCTTCGGCGCCCGGCGTCCCGGAGGGCCGAAAAGAAGCGCCGATGA